From Populus trichocarpa isolate Nisqually-1 chromosome 19, P.trichocarpa_v4.1, whole genome shotgun sequence, a single genomic window includes:
- the LOC112326158 gene encoding wax ester synthase/diacylglycerol acyltransferase 11 produces MTIQAIKPIKTTKNVDITSSSAEEEQPLSPVARMFHESDSTVYIIVIIGFETQLNPEVIKANLGHTLLSQPRFCSLQLPDEKRGGELKWVRTVVDLDNHVKVPTLDPNMDSPDMFVEDYVSNLSKTGISMSIPMWDLHLLNIKTSDAESVGVLRVHHSLGDGTSLMTLFMSCTRKVSDPEALPSLPMNMKKKHGSSSGGFLQYFIKLFSVLLLYWNTFVDVVMFFITTFYLDDTKTPLKGPLGVASTPRRIVHRTVSLEDVKLVKNAMNVTVNDVMVGVTEAALTRNLNRKYGKIKEEAGGAEGHNNLPKNIRLRATHFVNLRPYLVNEDVSEMIKSSSKVKLGNLIGYVIFPFTIGLREDVLDHVRSAKATGKRKKASLEALYTYLMAKFFIKFFSAKWASFPTQTTLWYSNVPGPQEEVTCFGHQVAYVAPTCYGQPNALMIHVVSYVNKMKIIVSVDEGVVPDPHQICDDIEESLKLIKNAVIEKGLVDCYDY; encoded by the exons ATGACGATCCAAGccattaaaccaattaaaacaacaaaaaatgttgACATTACTTCGAGCAGTGCAGAAGAAGAGCAACCTCTGAGTCCAGTGGCTCGAATGTTTCATGAATCCGACTCCACCGTGTACATCATTGTCATCATCGGCTTCGAGACCCAACTCAATCCGGAAGTTATTAAAGCAAACTTGGGGCACACTTTGCTCTCGCAACCTCGTTTCTGTAGTTTACAG CTTCCAGATGAGAAACGTGGTGGCGAGCTCAAATGGGTTAGAACAGTGGTCGACTTGGACAACCATGTCAAAGTCCCTACACTTGACCCAAACATGGACTCTCCTGATATGTTCGTGGAAGATTACGTCTCTAATTTGAGCAAAACAGGGATTAGCATGTCAATACCTATGTGGGATCTCCATCTCCTCAATATCAAAACTTCTGATGCTGAATCCGTAGGCGTTCTCCGAGTCCACCACTCTCTTGGTGATGGCACGTCTCTCATGACACTTTTCATGTCTTGTACCCGCAAAGTATCTGATCCTGAGGCACTTCCGTCGCTTCCAatgaacatgaaaaagaaacatGGCAGTTCTAGTGGAGGGTTTCTCCAATATTTCATCAAGCTTTTTTCTGTGTTGTTGTTATATTGGAatacttttgttgatgttgtAATGTTTTTTATCACAACTTTCTACTTGGATGATACGAAAACGCCCCTCAAAGGTCCATTAGGCGTTGCATCTACTCCACGGCGGATTGTTCATCGAACTGTGAGTTTGGAGGATGTTAAGCTGGTCAAGAATGCCATGAATGTT ACAGTCAATGATGTGATGGTGGGAGTCACAGAAGCAGCTCTAACTCGaaatctaaatagaaaataCG GTAAAATTAAGGAGGAGGCAGGAGGGGCAGAAGGGCATAACAATCTTCCTAAGAACATTCGTCTAAGAGCAACTCATTTCGTGAATTTAAGGCCATATCTAGTAAATGAA gaTGTTTCTGAAATGATAAAAAGTAGCAGCAAAGTGAAGCTGGGCAACCTGATCGGCTACGTTATCTTCCCCTTCACCATTGGATTACGAGAGGATGTATTAGATCATGTTCGAAGTGCCAAGGCAACAGGAAAGAGGAAGAAAGCTTCTCTTGAAGCATTATACACATATTTAATGGCAAAATTCTTTATCAAATTCTTCAGTGCTAAG TGGGCAAGCTTTCCAACTCAAACTACATTGTGGTACTCAAACGTGCCTGGTCCTCAAGAAGAAGTTACTTGTTTCGGCCATCAAGTGGCCTACGTAGCTCCCACCTGCTATGGGCAACCTAAT GCATTAATGATTCATGTTGTGAGTTATGTcaacaaaatgaaaatcatcGTATCAGTTGACGAAGGGGTAGTTCCTGATCCTCATCAAATCTGCGACGATATCGAAGAATCTCTTAAGCTGATCAAGAATGCTGTCATAGAGAAAGGGCTGGTTGATTGTTATGATTACTAA